The genomic region GGAACCTGGTTAAGACATGCAAGAAACAGGAGATGAAGTTTAAAACTTGTCAGGATTTCAGTTCCatgatgaaaaacaaagcagaactgtAAAGAAAGATAAGTGCTTTTGTGTAATTGGAATATTCAActttataaaatgaaacaagtaTGTATGAGACAAATCCTCATCTAATGTACCTTTTCATATCAActaagaaaatgtttcagatgtGCCAAGGACTGAAAAGACTtgaaagactattttaaaataatctgtgctCACTGACAAGTTTTGTAAGATAGAAGGTAACTATTTAAGCTGTAAATTCGTCAGGTTGTTTGTATACCACTTAGCATGATGAGACTTCAGGTTGCGTGGGCTGTAACAGTTATGATTAACACCTTTGTTATTAATGTAGGTCTTTGTTAATTCATACTTTTTTGTAGGCCGGATCTGAGATACAACAGGCTGCAATTTTTAACTGACCGTTGAAATGAATTTATGCTCATATATGAAAGCCTGACTTATTTAAGCCTGTATGaatgcagcagaagagaaaacccTCAAAGCTATTTGAAGACCCAGGTTTTAGATTTTTCCTTAAAGGTAAATGATCATATTGAAAATCATCCAGAATCAGGTCCTTTAGGAGGCCCAAATCCCctgaggggggggggcattCTGGTACTTTGTGTTGCACTGTCCAGATCTGAGGTTCCCTGATGGAAGCGTCAGTCAGAGGTAGGTGTGCAGGTTCCCAACGCAGCAGGCGAAGAGCTAGTCCTAAAGCAGAGGATTTGCAGAAGCTGGTGCACTGAGAAAGGGGATGCTGGAGCCAGCTCAGCGGGAGTGCTTGTACAGGCACTGATGAGAGCAATAGCACTCGGGCTGCTCTTCCAGCTGGCTCTTGGGGCCAGCTGCTCCTTCAGCCCTCCAGCATCTCCAGGCTTCGGTGCCCATTCCCACACCCATGTGCTGAACTCTGTGTTCTAGCAGGTGGCTGGTATTGCCAAAGACTCAGATCCAGCAAAAGGATGTGTATACTCCACGTAGGATTTAAAAGGAATTCTTTTCAGTCCAAATTGTGACAATGTTGAGACAGCTGCCGTTTAACCTTGGCAGCCTCTGAACTCCATATATAACTCACCCATTTACCACGGTTTCCTCTTTGCCTGAATTTGCTCTTTCCCGAAGCCAGTGATCTTCAGCCTGGCACAGTCTCTTGGAAGGATTCCTATTGTTGCAGCTTTCCCACTCTGTAACAAGGTCACCCTGAgttaaaatgctttgcaaaagtTCGGGTATTCCTAGCTACTCCAGGTTTTCTCTATTTGACTTTTTAATATCACTTCCTGTAATACAGACATAAAGCCTCTATAAGTGTCACTGACAGGCAGCGTACAGTGAGAAACTTGAAGTGTCATATTACATACTCAGAGGATAGGTCAGTAATATCTGGTGCAGTTGAGATCACACACAATTCCCTGCACTCTGACAGGGTGTGAGATACACATTTCGAGATTAATCTCAAAACCAAAAGTTTTAATGTAggtttataataaatattttaaaaataaaggtcaAGTGTTATACTGGCTTTTAATGCATCACCTCGTTATTAGCCATGCATAGATGTACATTTGAAAGCAGCCTTGAATATCTTCAGATAAGGCTTTCCAATAGGAAAGGTTGTTACAGGATATGAATGcttgggggggttgggggggggcatttttggggttttaatttcaatttaacCAGCTTTCCAAAAAATACAGGTGCTTCTCAACAGCgtattttaatttctgggtGACACTCTATAGCCTCCACATGCAACACACAagtggaaagaaacaaagaggtTTCACTTGCCTCCAGGTAAGCTTGTGCCCCTCCAAACTAGAGCTGAAGGAAGGGCTGGGACCCACCAACAGCCTGGGACGACGCTTTGACTGCAGGCTGACATTGGTTTGTACCCAGTGTGCTCCTCCGCTGCTTGGACACCCCTTTCCAGCCCAAATGGGCTTGCTGCCCCAGGGGATGGGAGAGGGCTTGCTGAGGGACTTGTGGTGCTTGTGCACCATGTAGACCAGGTGTTTTAATCATGCTCCTCCCCGAAGTATTAACAGATATTTCAGATTCATAGATGGGATGCTACACACCGATCATAAGGTGGGGAAGTAACAGGTAGGTGCAGCCCTTTGCCCTGCCCTGTCTTAGAGCTTTGGATACAAATCTTTCCTCTCACTGGCAAAGCTATCACATCTCCCCTTTTAGATGGATGCCTAGGAGCTCTGGTGCCTCTAGTTTTAAACAGCAGATAAATAGTGGAAAGCCTGCAGTATAAGATTATGAACCGCCTATTAAGTGTGTAAGCTGAACAGGCAATATTCTTATATGCATTTTCTATAGCcttcaaaccaaaccaagaatAATCCCATTACACATAAAAAGTTAGCTCTTGCCTTTCTAGAAACATCCTTTTGAAATACCAGGTTATTCgataatgtttgttttttttttcttatacattctgttcaaacaaaaataaatcctacCCAAGTTAGCTACATaagaagggaaaacattttagaGTCTTGCAGTTGTAAGATCCATGAGAACTTCTCTGGGTACCCTCAGCTGTGCTTCTCATTCCTGTTCCCTGGACAGGGCAGGCAGTTCAGAAGGAGAAGTGTGAAAGTCAGTGAGGTGAGTGAGAAGCTATAgatgctgcagagaggaaaagaatcAAAGCCCTGGTCTCCACAGGGAAGCATTAGCAGGCAAAcattcatattttcaaattctCACCTTTGCCCCTCTGAAAAATATCTAGAAAAATTACTATGCAAATACTACTCTATATAGTATTTACACTGTATGCCAGAAGTGTCACCAATATAGGAAGAAGTAATTTCCTGTAACAAAGCAGGCTATAACTAAGCTGTTGCATGAAGTAGTTTCAGCTGAGCAGGAAAGTTGGAAAGTTTCAGCCAAGCAGGACTGAGTAATTTAAGGTCAGCTTtgtaaaaagaaacatctgctgTAAAACTCAACATTGCTCTAAACAAATATATGCAAGATAAGGAGTATGTTCTGAGGGATGCAAAGGCTATTGAGTGCTGACAAGTTCATCTCAGAAACAGGATTTTCAAGTCAGATAATGAATAGGTAAGATAAGAACTCCAATTACATTCAGATGTAAATAGCATAGACAACATGCATACATCATAGTAGcgaaacaataaaaataacaacaagGAGCATGAACTTACCTTAGTTCTCTAGAATCTGTTAGAAGTAATCAGCAGCAGAGGGGGTACGGTTCCATGTGAACAAAATCATCTTCTTCATTGCCTTTAGGAAGTTTAAATTATTTGgatcaataaaataaagattataGTTTAATGAGAGAGAAGCTGTAAAAGTACTACAATAATAAACCTTCATAATGATGATGCTGTGAATCTACCGTTATGTATTATAGCTGTAAAGATCCAACACTTCACAGTGAACAGCATGagcagttttattttagcagttgtttattattttgtccTTTAGTTTCAACTCTTGCTGAACCAGTGTTGCTAAGTTGTGCGATTTAAAGatgaaattccttttaaaaagtcagtgaaACAGTGATCTGAATGGTGCTCCGTGTcactctctccttcctttttaatgTATAGTACTGCAGTGACACGAATTTCCCCTGTATAAATGCGTGTGGACCAGGAAGTCACATGTATTCACAGAGGTGGAGAGTGGAAATGATGTTAAGAGTACTGGGCTGGTAATATGTCAGAAGTGAACTTTGTCAAATTAAGACTGCATGTTTAAGTACATGTTTGCAAATGCCATAATTTCTTTCTTGACAGAAGGTCACTAAGCAGCACAGACTGCCTATATGAGCATACGCTGTGGTCAACAAGCCCAGGAGATCTTATTTATGCATCTGATTGATAAAACCCTGCAAACAGCAATTGCAGCCAACATCTCTTCTCCCACGCACACACCCCAGTGCTCAGCCCACATGGACAGTGGAAGACAGCTGGGTGAATTAGTAGCTATCTCATGCGTCAGGCATTGGCGTTAAGGATTTGATACTCCTGTTGAGCAAGCAGATCTTCTGACAATGTTTAGAAGACTAACCAGCCTTTCCAGTGGCTAACAACCAGCCTCCTATTTGTGTGTATGCTCTAAGTGTCTCCGCAAAAAGTGTAGATGGCTGGCCTCGCTATGCGAGAATGTGTGAAAAACTTTGCTTGTTTTGGTTGTGCAAGAAACTTAGGCAAAGTGCGATGGAAATGCTACTGGTGCTAGCAAGAAGTCACAGGGAACTGAACTTAGTGCAAGTGTCCTAAGAAGGGTGTGCAGGCAGGAACTGCCCGGAATACTCAATTTCTTTCGTATTCTTCTTGAAGTACTTTCTGCTTTGGCCACATATTAATAAATCTAATTTGCAGCACTTATCATCAAGTTCGAAAAACAAATATTGTGGCTACTCAGTGCAGGCTGCTGAGCCAGTACAAACTCTGCtgattgaaaaaaatcttgaaaaatattgAAGCAGACTGTTGAAGTAGACTATTCTACAGCAGATAGCATCTGCTCTCACACAGCTGGGATCAACATACCAAGCGTATGGCTGGTTTGATACACTCCAAATTATACCAGTGCCTGACTTTGATCAAATTTACATTGCTGGGTGAGCATGCACAGGGCCAGCATTAGCACATCGGGAGCCACAGCTGCCTTCTGTCAATTCAACACCTCGGGCTGCTGGTCAGAGCACAGCTTCCCGTGGGGAATCTGCCTGCACAGGTTTgtgtttcaaaactgaaattgcaAGGTAGAGTTTGAATGTAGTTATTTTAAATCCTCTCCTGTAGATGAGAGACTTGATGATAGGCAGGGAAAAGACTGTGATGAGTGAAGTTAATCGAGAagttgggggagggggtgtcagCTGCCACTTAGCCCCTTGTGCCCTCCTTTGGGTTTTGGTGCTTTCCTGGCTCTCTGATTcatgcagctgagctgggatccctgctgctgtgggacagcaTGAGGACCTGAAATGACACTGTCGCAGGCAGACACCCAGGAGCCGGTCCTTGCCGAAGAAGTGGTGCATGCCAACAGGGCAGCTCACCAGGCACAAGCCTGCATTGGTTGTTGCAAAAGAGGCAGCAGGCGCTTCAGGCAACCACAACAAACACCCAGTAGGTTTGTGCTGGAGAGACAGGGAAAGGGCGGcaataaacaaaaccacacccAGGGTAAGAGTTCCTAGTCTCCAGGCTGATGTCAGATTCCTGAATGTCGACAAATACTTTGGATGTATGTGTATAGTAGTCTACTATAGTTTAGTGTAAACATAGTTATGGTGGCCTGTTTATCCACTGAGCTTTTCTTCGCAAGTATACGGTGTGTTATGTGCACGTCTCTCCAGCACATATAATGTGAAAcgctgcattttcttttctacattATAGACTGacagttttgaaacaaaattgtCTTCATAAACAGTCTAATAATTGACATAACTACAATACTATGTTTCCCTCTTCTGTTCCTAAACATCAGTAAATGCAACACACATAATGACCACAAAAGCTGCTACAGGCAAATATAAGATATTTACTACATAAGCCATTATATTACTTCAATAAAACTTACAACTGGGTTCTAATCTGAAAgtattaaatagatttttttgttgtttttgcaGACTTAAGAGATTACTTTGGGTACCATCCAAAGCCTTGTAAGTTTAAGCACAGTGGCCTTCATTTTCCCAAATAAACTATTTTCATATCCTATATATTTCCCCCAGGTTATAAACTGGGAAAGTAACTGGATCTCATGTTGACATGACAGATTACGTAATTAGTGTCTTTGTTTTATCACTGTCTATGACAAAATCTCATTTCGTAAGTCGTTTGATTGCCACTTACTAATAACATCCTATTCTCTTAAAGAAGACATTCTAGTAGCATCTCTGTGCTCGAAAGATGTAAGAAAACTCACCTCTGTGTGGGTGGGAGGAAAGCTGCATTTATAGTACCCTGCAAGCCACCTGCTACTACTCTGTTCTTCTTCTGTGATGATACACAACACTGATTCTAGTTCCCGGGTTCATCGTACTGGTGCTTCATCTCTAGCCAGCTCCTGCCAATGGCTGCTGTAGCAAATTGGCAGTGCAGGTATCTCGTGTTTCTAAggctgaagtttaaaaaaacacagactttgaaataaaacaaattacagcACATTAATTACAAAGTCTGCAGTCTCAAGAGTTCATGTTTCAGACACTACTCAACAGGTAGAGTATAAAAGGAGGTAAAAGAGGGGAAATGAGAGGtttaggaaaaaaggagagacaTTGTATTTTAGGTAggctttttattgtttttcaacTGAAATGGTCCTTCCACAactgaatatgtattttcatgttctgtATATGATATGCAcgctttttttaataaagtctAAGAATATGagaattttattataaattttcATGGAAGTAAATCcccacatttttaataaatcaacTGCATTGTTTCCATAATGATGATGAACCAGTCAAGTAATTAATTGTATTAAATAACTGAGGAAAGTacataaataacaaaatcattctataaatacatacataccaAGCTTAGAGAAGCAGTTTATAGTTGTACAGCATTGTGCAAAACCTTTTTTGTACACATCTCTCCTGTCAGCAAAGGTAAGGCAGACAAGAACAAAGGCATGCCATGTACTTTCTCAAGATGAAAACTCCGTATCAGAGCAGCTCTCCCTGGAATAACAAAATATGCAGCACGGTTGTTTCTGTACCAAATCCAGCCTCCTAACTCCAGCCAGTCTTTAAAATTGAAAGCTCTTTAAGAAGCAGTCAgtcaaacaataaaaacaaggaCGGATTTCAATTGTTTtggcaaaataatttgctgTCAGAGAGTCCCAGAATACAGAAGAACATTAAAAGATACTGCAGAATAAAACAGTGTTTGCACACACACTGAACctgtttctaaacaaaaatgGAGTGTTAAGAAAAACACTTTGTTGATCCAAAAGTCAGTGTCAGGTTGACGATGTTACTTCACgacagaaacagtattttcatgtTGGTTTCCAAATAAGTGCAAGAAGAATTGAAAAGCCATGCTAACGTGGACAGGGACAAAGATGTAAGCGGTGTATAATAGCATAACTAACATAGTAATGTTGAAGGTatagaaaagcagtttttcccAGGGCTCCATGAGATAGCTGCAGGTGATCAGTTCAAACTGGCAGTACAGCCAATACAGATAGTTCTTCATGCTCTTAATATCCATCTTcagctttgtgctgcttctgaaagccttccctattaaaataaagtataGTTAGCAGAAATAGAAAccttacaaaagaaaagcaaaaatatatataaaaacatcaTAAGGGCAGCAACTCCATGCTACTTGGTTTGTTCATACTCACCATTTTTagtaaattatgttttaaaaaaccaaGAGATCTAAAATTCCAAGatcacaaatacattttgaagcCTGAAACGTGATCAGATGGTAACAGACTAGCATGAGTCATTCTTTTACCCTGTCCCATAAAAGGCTTCATTTgtattcctttttcctttcctatacTCAATGCTGAACATGATGGTCCAATTTAGACCACTGTGTAGTGGGCACCATTATTTGCAATGGAGTTTCCACAAtatcttttttccagaaattagTTACCTAATAATTGCTGCAATTCTGTTCTCCAAGCCAAACTCTACTTTCATAACTTTGCCTTGCACTGCATTAAGACACTGTTGAAGCAGCTTGATCCAAAAAAGCACTTCAAGCCCTCTCCCCTTCACCACACGTGAATTTTGACACAGAACTTAGCTAGAATTCTGATTTCTGCTACTACAGACTGACTTCTATGTAATGCCTCAGTTGCTCCTGGAATACAAACTGGGAATATGGAGAACACCACACATACAGAACTACAATAAAAGGAAACTATATACGGATTatccagctgcttctgcaacaGAGGTTGACTTGATTTGTTGCCAGAATGAAAacataaagaattattttaaagctctgtGTTCAAATTAATGCTAATAATTATTGAGTGTCACATTATATAGTTACCAGAATGCAGAACTGGAGGGGTAAAGGGAAAACAGAACTATTTCAGTTACCAGTGCTTCCTGACACTTGGTAAGTAAGAGGAGACAAAACAAAAACGATGGTTCCTTACTTTTTAGTTGGGAAGTTAAGAACTTCCGGTGGTGTCAagatctgtggaaaaaaacttattccacagaaattaaatacaactTCAAAAACCTATATAGAGTGGGATTTTACCCTAACAAAAGCTACTTCCCAAAGTTTGTAGAAAAAATTTGCCTcaccttttccattttacttcCATAGCTTCCCCACCTCTTTTCTGCCTGACAGGTAAGATAAACCAGATAATGCTTCTGTAGTTAAGAACTATTATTAACTACTTTTAGCAATATTCTTAATATAGCCATCACATTTCTGTACATTACATGGAGTTTTTACCATACCTATGTTATACTTAAGCCTCTTATCATCAAATGTATTGCCAAGCTACTTTGAGgaaagacttttaaaagaatCAGTTCTATAAAAAGTAGAACTTACCTTTTCACTTCTCCCTGATGATAAAACATCTAGGTGAGAGATGCTTCCTACCACTTCTGCCTGTAGCAGCTGAACAGCTCATGTACAGATTGAGAAGCAGAAACAACTAGCTTTGAACCTCAATTACAGAGTGTGTCCTCCACACCCCGCCCCTTCTTCACTATTGCTAAAAACTCCCCTGGCCTAAGCTATCTGCATTATGCAACAAGGACAGCCATGGTCTGGCTCAGTACCACACTCTCATGACAGCATTAATTTGATAATCTGTACAAAGTTAGAGTTGAAGAACTGCAGGTAGGGAGGAGGATATAAGGCTGAAATACATCTAGGGCAACcagcaaaaaatgtttacaattaGTGCCTTCCctaatttaaaatctaaaaaaatatctctgttttcGTGGGACTTACAATGCAGGCTGCCAAAGTTCTAACAAGGTGCAATTTAATGTCCATGCAAAAATACAGTGTCAGAGTTAAGTAGCCGCAAAAATACAGCGTCAGAGTTAAGTAGCCGCAAAAATGTAGTTCAATTAATATGTCACAGGAAAGTCTCTGGTGAAGCCACCACCTCCTGCAACCTTTGATTAATACCACTTTCAAACAGTTCCCAGTCTTCTCTGCATCAGTTTCTCCCAACCCATATACACACCTTAATCATCCTCATCCAGAAACCCCAGAGTGGAGAATAAGCGGACAAgatttctgcaaggaaaagatgctgagtttctcttaaaaatgctacaaaataaaaccaagccaCAAATGCTTGAGGCATTTTAATGATCTAATTGGACAAATAAATTAGGTAGAAATCTGCATAGTATATTATGTTCTAAACCATCTCCCTGCAGTCAAATCATTTCCAAATACGAATCAGCTTTATTTTGGGAGAATATGCCACAAGTAATGTTTAAGACATCTGAGCCTCaccctctttttccctttcttaccAAACACAGCCTGAGCTGATCCATTAGTAAACACTGACCTACTCCCCCAACCTTTTAATAAAGTTTTCTGTTCTAAAACTGTCcactttccacagaaaattcagaaatggTAAACCACTGCCCCTGGCAGCAGTAGGTGACATGCCCCACCCTTCTCCTGTAGAGCTAAGATCTACCACAGAAGTGTATCTCCCCAGCTGGATGAGATACTACATCATGGAAAATATAACCTAGGTTGGGGTCTACAGAATGAATTCATCAAATGTGAAATATAATTGCCCTGGAGTACTGCTGCAGGATTCTTACCCCAGGAGTTTCTACTTTCAACCAGACTTTCTCAGCTACATATTTCAACCGAGCATGGAGGGCTGTGGTGGGACAAGGAGATTTttagattgtttttttccccccatgaaAATCTTGGTGAAAAATAACTtatacacaggaaaaacaatatTTGACTACCACAGTGTCCACGTTCTTGGCGGCCAGCATCCCTACTACATGTTATTCACCTTCCCTGCTAGGTGGATCAGCCTCTTTTGAATCCTTCAGCAAGATGCAGTGGCAGAGCACCCATTACCAAGGCAGCTAAAGGTAGGGCTGTCACCTCTGTGCTCTCTGAATCCCctccaaaaaaacatttacataaaGCCAGGAAAACTCGTGTCAGTACTTCTGCCGTTCTCAAGTGCAAAACCGTACAggtgttttcattcttttcaataATTCTCCACAAACATTGAGTTCGTAATTCAATAACAAACTCCCTAGGTTGAAACAATGCAGAAATTGAGATTTGTCTCAGTCTGCTTTAGTTCTAACAGCTACAAAAAGTTTTTACCTGACAGCTGAGCGCCATTGTGAAAGAGAGAGGTGGTAGTGCAGAACAGGCTGTTTCACAGCAATAAAACGTTGGGATAAGCAGAATCCATTCCCAATGTGATGCTGTAAGCAGATCTTGGACGGTGGTATGTAAAGCCCTCAGGCATTCTCTTCTGAGCAGCcactcctgctgcttttcccagctcctTACCTCAAGGGGAAATAAGAACTCATGAATACCTTTCACAATTCGTAATCAGATGTGTACAGCATCAGTCAGAATACAAGATTTGGCTAAAATCCCTACCTCTTAAGGCAGATATAGCTTATGTGCTTT from Falco rusticolus isolate bFalRus1 chromosome 13, bFalRus1.pri, whole genome shotgun sequence harbors:
- the LOC119157035 gene encoding serine palmitoyltransferase small subunit B-like isoform X2, producing MDIKSMKNYLYWLYCQFELITCSYLMEPWEKLLFYTFNITMLVMLLYTAYIFVPVHVSMAFQFFLHLFGNQHENTVSVVK